In Acaryochloris sp. CCMEE 5410, the following proteins share a genomic window:
- the glgP gene encoding alpha-glucan family phosphorylase, whose product MSSTRKDPVCGMTVQVDRALSAFYQEQEVSFCSELCRYKFFENPEVYSKALITKGFEELKENRQIAYFSMEVSVGSAIPNYSGGLGVLAGDTLKSCADLRVPIVGVSLLYHQGYFEQVLDDWGNQEENPVHWDPDRFLRPLEASIEITIEQRRVQVQAWQYDIVGVGGFVVPLLFLDTRIEGNAEYDCTLTDFLYGGDEKYRFAQEYLLGIGGIRMLEALGYQGIERFHMNEGHASLLVLELLNKQHREETSDWDYNSVRSQCVFTTHTPVPAGHDQFGYDLVQSVGEKIVPLNVLKMLAGGDSLNMTVLGLNQSHYVNGVAKRHEEVSQKMFPAQPIHHITNGVHSWTWTCDSFRILFDRYIPGWSNDPAMLRHAINIPKTDIWQAHITAKTELLELIQTRTNHILTTNTLTIGFARRATSYKRVDLVFSDINRLKEMVGKIGRLQFVFAGKAHPKDSSGKELIRRIFKVADQLKGEISVVFIQNYDLDLARALVSGVDLWLNTPQRPLEASGTSGMKAAHNGVPSLSVLDGWWIEGCIEGVTGWSVGSREPDTSNSELLNLSDADDLYQNIENLIAPMYYRERERWIDVMRQSIALNASFFNTHRMVQQYVTNAYLSRL is encoded by the coding sequence ATGAGTAGTACTCGAAAAGATCCAGTATGTGGAATGACTGTTCAAGTTGATAGGGCACTATCTGCTTTCTACCAAGAACAGGAAGTTTCCTTCTGCTCAGAACTTTGTCGCTACAAGTTTTTTGAAAATCCAGAGGTCTATAGTAAGGCACTGATTACAAAAGGCTTTGAAGAACTAAAGGAGAATCGACAGATTGCCTATTTCTCAATGGAAGTTTCGGTAGGTTCTGCTATCCCAAACTATAGTGGCGGCCTCGGCGTTCTTGCAGGGGACACCTTAAAGTCCTGTGCTGATTTGCGCGTCCCTATCGTTGGAGTGAGTTTACTCTATCACCAGGGCTATTTCGAGCAGGTGCTCGATGACTGGGGGAATCAGGAGGAAAACCCTGTGCATTGGGATCCAGATCGGTTTTTACGCCCTTTAGAAGCAAGTATCGAAATCACAATTGAACAGCGACGGGTTCAAGTTCAAGCCTGGCAATACGATATCGTTGGCGTTGGTGGATTTGTTGTCCCCTTACTATTTCTGGACACAAGGATTGAAGGAAATGCGGAATATGACTGCACGCTAACTGACTTCCTTTACGGCGGAGATGAGAAATACCGATTTGCTCAGGAATATCTTTTGGGCATCGGTGGAATTAGAATGCTGGAGGCTCTTGGCTATCAGGGTATCGAGCGATTTCATATGAATGAAGGACATGCCAGTTTGCTGGTTCTGGAGCTGTTAAATAAACAGCATCGAGAAGAAACTTCAGACTGGGACTATAACAGCGTCAGAAGTCAGTGCGTTTTCACAACACATACCCCTGTACCTGCAGGACACGATCAATTTGGATACGATTTAGTCCAATCTGTTGGAGAAAAAATTGTGCCTTTGAACGTACTGAAGATGTTGGCTGGTGGCGACTCCTTAAATATGACGGTATTAGGACTCAATCAAAGCCATTACGTCAACGGTGTGGCCAAGCGTCACGAAGAAGTCTCTCAAAAAATGTTTCCAGCTCAACCTATCCATCACATAACCAACGGAGTTCATTCATGGACTTGGACTTGCGATAGTTTCAGAATTCTTTTTGATCGCTATATTCCGGGCTGGAGCAACGACCCTGCCATGCTCAGGCACGCGATCAATATTCCTAAGACTGATATTTGGCAGGCCCACATCACGGCTAAAACTGAGCTACTTGAATTAATTCAGACGCGAACTAACCATATACTGACAACCAACACTTTGACGATTGGGTTTGCTCGTAGAGCGACCTCCTATAAACGAGTTGATTTAGTATTCTCAGATATAAATCGTCTTAAAGAGATGGTTGGGAAAATAGGGCGGCTGCAATTTGTGTTTGCTGGCAAAGCCCATCCAAAGGATAGTTCTGGCAAAGAACTGATTCGCCGAATTTTCAAGGTAGCCGATCAACTAAAGGGTGAAATCTCTGTTGTTTTTATACAGAACTATGATCTAGATCTAGCTAGGGCATTGGTCTCTGGCGTTGACCTCTGGCTCAATACGCCACAGCGACCATTAGAAGCCTCTGGCACCTCTGGGATGAAAGCAGCCCATAACGGTGTCCCCAGCCTTAGTGTTCTGGATGGTTGGTGGATTGAAGGGTGTATTGAGGGCGTGACGGGTTGGTCAGTAGGTTCACGAGAACCGGATACCTCAAATTCGGAATTGCTCAATTTGTCGGATGCGGATGACTTATACCAGAACATAGAGAACCTCATTGCACCCATGTATTATCGCGAGCGAGAGCGGTGGATAGATGTAATGCGGCAGTCCATTGCTCTAAACGCTTCTTTTTTTAATACCCATCGGATGGTGCAGCAGTATGTGACGAATGCGTATCTATCTCGTTTGTGA
- a CDS encoding DUF5676 family membrane protein → MINSKKTNLHQKNHHRIHQQLPLLLNTQALFIATALITGMVYAVCYLFIVLKPQTTMQFFSYIFHLDLTRFDQVINWLSFCVGLLFWTFGTAFYVSLIAGLYNRLLSKSRMLTFRKVSGPRITKK, encoded by the coding sequence ATGATAAATAGTAAGAAAACTAATTTGCATCAAAAAAATCATCATAGAATACATCAGCAGTTACCCTTGCTGTTGAATACACAAGCCCTCTTTATTGCAACTGCTTTGATTACAGGAATGGTTTATGCAGTTTGCTACTTATTTATTGTGCTGAAACCTCAGACAACCATGCAGTTTTTTAGCTATATTTTTCATCTAGACTTAACTAGATTTGATCAAGTTATAAATTGGTTGAGTTTTTGCGTAGGGTTACTCTTTTGGACTTTTGGAACAGCTTTTTATGTATCATTAATAGCCGGATTATATAATAGACTTCTATCTAAGTCAAGAATGCTAACATTTAGAAAAGTTTCAGGGCCTAGAATCACTAAAAAGTAG